The following coding sequences lie in one Capsicum annuum cultivar UCD-10X-F1 chromosome 5, UCD10Xv1.1, whole genome shotgun sequence genomic window:
- the LOC124898684 gene encoding uncharacterized protein LOC124898684 has product MVSTINTAIWIYETFSHLGEFARKSMDEPFPIPHILSWYTTKNDKIIEDDPFKYKEKVTENVHPYIIPTVRETKMDYIITFEPSMDEVKNNVLDGLKKDLEGVTVLTSNEDSDDDGIWVVISLEYVLVMMILQAPPKMQRNLIPQGSS; this is encoded by the exons atggtatctaccataaacactgca ATTTGGATCTATGAAACCTTTTCTCATCTTGGAGAATTTGCtagaaaatcaatggatgagccctttCCCATTCCCCACATCCTCAGCTGGTACACTACAAAAAATGACAAGATAATCGAAGacgacccattcaagtataaagaaaaagttaccgag AACGTGCACCCGTACATTATCCCTACTGTCCGTGAGACAAAGATGGATTATATAATTACGTTTGAGCCATCTATGGATGAGGTGAAAAATAACGTCCTTGATGGCTTGAAGAAAGATttagaaggggtgactgtccttacttcaaatgaggacagtgatgatgatgGAATTTGGGTGGTAATCTCGTTGGAGTACGtgttggtgatgatgattctccaagcacctccaaagatgcagCGGAACCTCATACCCCAGGGATCTTCATAA